gccaTTTACCAGAGCCTTCTTGAGACCCCAACAATTACTTAATGTTTAACACATGGCTGGATTTGTTTAGtgagtgtgtatatatttttaaaagctgttcgcatttattttcaaaagtaaGATCGGTTCtaatattcttttctcatttcttatttgttttagtGCCAAGGTTATATTAGCCTCATGAAATGAGGTGGAGAATGTTCTCTTTTGCCATTTAATGGAAAAGTATATAAAGTATCAgaattgatttttctataaatgctTGATAAAACTTCCTGTAACATAGTTGGGTCTAGTGTTTTGTGAGGAGTAGATCTTCAAATAGCAATTCAAATCATCTAATGGCTTAAAATAGTTATGTATTTCATACCTTTGGGGTATGTTTTGGAAAGTTAtatttttctaggaaattgtccagtTGACCAGTCTTCATATTTATTGGCATGAAGTTATCTGTAATTGCTACTTGCTATCCTTTTAATATATGCTCTCTAAAATAATGTCTTTTACTGTCCTTTTAATATCTGCTCTCTAAAgtaatattctctttttctttctaaatattttgtgtcttttcctatttctcttgCTCAGTCTTGTCAGAAGTCGATCAGTTATAGTAATTTTTCAATAAATCAACTTTTAGTTTGTTGATTTTACCTACTGTTTATTATCTTTTCCATTGACTGTTTCTCATCTTAATTTCCCTTTCTATATATTTCTTAGGAACACAACGTATTTCTGCTTACCACCCTTTCTTGTTACTCCAAAttcctctttttctgctttttgctgTAGCAATAAAATTTTCCATATcccctttttttccattaatactTTGGAAGTTATAACTGGATGTTATCTATTTTATGTTGCCTCTTGTTCATGTATGACATTAATTTTTAATATCCATTGCTGAACTCTTGGTGAATGGTAGGTTTTAAACCCTATGCTTAATATTTCCTTGGCTTCAGCCTCATTCATCCCTTTGCAATTCTATGTAACATCAGATTGactgagatttttcttctttaagcatcttattattctttttccagagtgTCTTCCATCAAGTATCCTCATGGCTTCATCTGTCATTTCCTACCTGTCATTGCTTAATATATAATTTAGGTTCTTTGTGAATCTAAGTTCCTAATCAGTTTACACTCCTGTGTGATGAAAAGATTCATGAttacatcaaaaacaaaataacagcCACACActgtaagaaagaaataaattttattattgtcCTTGAATCAtctaggaaaatatatttatgagCTCAGGACAGGGATGGGCCTCATTTAATGTTTTTCAAAAGTACCAACCACAGGGGGAAAACTGATAAATCATCATTTTAAATGTAAGGATTTCTGGTCCTTAAAGGATATCATAGACAAAACTAAATATAACAGAATGTAAGAAAATCTTTGAGAATTTAAGAACTGACAAGGGACTAAAATTTAGCATAACAAGGTATCTATAAATAAACTAAATAGAAatattaccaaaaatataaacaagCAACTTACAAAAAAATTAGAATCCCAAAATTCCGAGAATATTAACGATAATCAAATCTGCTAGtaactaaagaaaaacaaataaaattgaattgtGCTTTATACCTATTTTCCAACCTTCCCAAACAAAAGAGAATAATTCCATTGCTAACAAGGATGTGAGGATGTGGTAACTCCCATGCACAATTAGTAGGCATGTACAATGGTGCACCCATTGTGGAAAGTGACCTGGCAATACTAGGTCAAATTAAATGTGTACGTATGCTCATAGTCAACAAATTTATCCCTAAGAATATAAGCTAGAGAAATTCTCACAGAGTTATTTGTAGTAGGGGTAAGTTGTAGGCAAGCTGATAGCCAACACTAGGAGACTAGATAGGCATATAATGGTGAATAGACACCATAGAGCAGTGGTACCTAAAGTGTGCCCCATGGACCAGAACCAGTCCTTGGAATatctgttaaaaatatataatgaggtgcaagggtagttcagtggtagaattctcaccttccatgtgaggagacctgggttagattcctagTCCATGTacttctcaaaaaaacaaacagaaagtcaacaaatggtgctacaataatgggatattcacacagaaaaaaaatgaaatgtgaccctgccatacagcttacaaaaaaagaaatacaggatgAAATAAGTACAGAAAGTGAGACTGAAAATTTTTACAACTTCATAGAATTTTTACAATGCTGAAACCTATTTACTGCTTTTTACGGAAGTATTGGTCTGTaatattgggattttttttaatggcctgTACCATAGAAAAACTGTCATACAAAATTCTGCATGGCCACgattccatgatgccagatcaGAGCTAAGGAGAGGAAATTGTAGGCTGATTTAAGAAAGATAAGTTGGAGTAAGATAATATAGAACTCAGTAGGTCGATGTTTAGATAAAACAATGCATAGGAAGGTTggcaaattttaattaaaatatagaatGCACAAAAGAAGGCAAGATTAAATAAGAAGAGGTTTTTCTGTGATCCTTAactgatacatttttttaattacctaTCAGTGTGCACCCTGAGAATACAACTATGATCCATGACAGTTTTTCTAAAATAGTAAATGAAGTTATCTAAATCAAGGGGCAAGATTGAGACACCTAAAATTTTACCTTAAGACCCGAACCAATGATGTCATAAAAAACATTATCTCATCCCATGATGATGATCTCATCCCATTATGAAACCAAATCTTAAATGATTTACAGTTCTGGAATTCATGAAATATCACAATGGTCTTAGCTTTCTCTGTTCTTCCTTACTTGCAAATTTTTAGCTGACATTTAACGCTTGCTAGCCATGGAACAAGAAAATGGCACTCAAGTGACTGAATTCATTCTGCTGGGATTTTCTGGCCAACACAAGTTTTGGCATATCCTCTTTATAGCATTTCTAGTAACCTATCTGGTCACCCTTGTGGGAAACATTGGAATGATCTTACTCATCAGGCTTGACTCTTGTCTGCATACCCCTATGTACTTTTTCCTCCAGCATTTGGCTTTTGTTGATCTCTGTTATGCTTCTGCTGTCACTCCCAAGATGCTGCAGAACTTCATGAGTACAGAAAAATCCATCTCATTCTTAGGATGCTTAGCACAATTACTCATCTATGGTACTTTTGCAACCACTGACTGCTATATCCTGGCCGCCATGGCAGTGGACCGTTACATGGCCATCTGTAACCCACTGCATTACCCAATAGTCGTGTCCCGGAGATTCTACATTCAACTGTTAGTTGGTTCCTACTTCATGGGTTTCCTCAATGGCTCTGTGAACACAAGTTTTACTTTCTCATTGACCTTTTGCAAATCCAAGGCAATTAATCACTTCTTCTGTGACGAACCCCCAATTCTGTCCCTTTCGTGCTCCAGCATTGACATCAAAATCATGCTACTGACAGTCTTTGTGGAGTTTAACTTGATGTGTACTGTGCTGGTTGTCATCTTCTCCTATATATTGATCCTGGCCGCTATCCTGAAGATATCTTCGACTGCAGGAAGGAGAAAAGCCTTCTCCACGTGTGCCTCCCACTTAACAGCAGTCGTCATTTTCTATGGGACACTTTCTTACATGTATTTACATCATGGTACCAGTGGGTCTCAAGAGCAGGAAAAGGCAGCATCTGTGTTTTATGGCATTATGATTCCTACCATAAACCCCCTGATCTACAGCCTTAGGAACCAAGACGTGAGAGAAGCTCTAAAAGGGATAGGAAAGAAATGGTTCTAGCTTGAACTTCTATTGCTAACTTTAGTGCAGGTAAACAGTCAGACCAACAATGTTTTCTGATTATTGAACTTTAGAATATGCAGCAAAAGTTTCTGAAATATAAAAGCACTTCTTAATTATATCAGCAGCATCTGAAAGATATAGAAAAGCATTGCAAGTGACTAAATACAATTCTAATTCATGTGTTTTTGAAGAGGAAGCATCTGAAAGATCTTCAGGTTTACTTTTGTATGTTTTTGATGAGCGCTTTCCTCAAATAACTGCtactaaagagaaataaaaaagaaatgcataataAATTTTGTATAAATATCTCCATAAACTAGGCAGTAAAATCTCAACAGGACAAAATTCCTTTTTGGGTCCTCCCTGTAGATACTGCTGCTGTTGTGGGTTCTCTATAGTTAAGCTCTTATTATTGTaaggaaaattttgaaagaacaaTTTCTATAGAGAAATTGTGCAGAAAATAAGAGTAGCGAGAAGACTACTGAATGAATTCTTATAGATCTAGAGATATTAGGGGTCAATATTCCTGCTTTTCCTATAGGATTCCtaatcaaataagaaattgcatTGGTAACTATAACTTAAATCTGTTATACCTCCTTGTATACACCTTAGGAAGTAAAAATTCAGTGCAAAATTTGGTTCTGACTCATTGACGCATAATTGATGACAAATAACTCCTTAATCTCTAAGAATGGGGAGAGCTTTTGGACTCCAGATTTAACTCAAGAAGTTAAAGCTGAGCTCAGACCCTGGTGTTCTCACCATTTAGagaaaacaatcaaaacacacatCCATCCTGTGGACAGATAGTGTAAACAAAAGGCTGAAATTTCTTCTCCCAATCTCATTAATCAGATAAGCCACAGGGAGAGATTGAGTGGAAGAGTTGACATACTTTCTCCAGGAAAGTTACGGACAGAGGGAGTCATGCTTAGTGTCctaggctgctgaagcaaatacctgAAATGAGTCATGTTATAAAACGGGATTTTATTTGCTCACGGCATTGAGGCtaaaaaaaagtctaaatcaaggtgtcatcaaagtgtgctttctccccaaaggccAATATTCTGGGGTTGACTGTCAGTGATCATTTGCTCCTTtctcacatgacaaggcacatagagcctctcctggcctctccattctcttctgggttctgttgaatttcagcttctggctgcttctcatGACTTTGTCTCTTCTGTCTGAAAATCTGCTTATGAAAGACCCTAGTAACAGGATTAAACACCCATCCTAATAGgattgggccacactttaactgaagtaacttcctCAAAGGGACCTACTTACAGTGGGGTCACACCCATAGaagtggattaaatttaagaacatgcttctcTGGGGGTacgtacagcttcaaactactacAAATGGAGAGGACTTTTTATAGCGTATGGGCTTAGCTTAATAATAGCAAGTAAAGGCTAGTGAAATACAGACCCTCTCTAGATGTGGATTTTGTCAAAGAGCTGAAGCAGTTCAGCAATTGCGCAAGAGGCTGGAGGAACAAAGTAAGAATGATGATGTCATTGAAAAGAAAGCAGCAGCCACACAGAAAACGtggtgggttgtcttttcacagCTGCCTTGTGACCCAGGATTCCAGTTGGAAACATTGGCTTTTTCAGCGATGATTGATACTCTGTTAGAAATGGCACATCTGAGCACTGGCAGGGCTGGTTTTCACCTTCTTGATATCTGAAAATAGGAAAACatctttcatctctctcttttttttttttttttgcatgggcaggcaccaggaatcgaacccgggtctctggcatggcaagcgagaactctgcctgctgagctaccgtggcccgcctttttcttctcttttttctctctttctttctgtcattcttttttttaacatgcccactgaaaaattatagaaattacAATAAATTCCAAAAATCAGAAAGGGAATATTCTCTGATCCAATAAAAAAGAACTAGAAGTAAAATTGGGAGGTAAACACTACTAAAAATTTATCACTCAGAAATTTAGACATCCCATTATACAACAGTTTGGctagaaaagaaatatgaaatgaaattgccaaatatatataagtaatgtttttataaatcattatataaaatcctttaaaaatttgtataaatAACTTATAAACTACAGTGAAGTCGTATTCAAATGAAAATCCATAACTCTATTAATCTTCATGTTAAGGacaaataataagaataaactaattaagcaTCATTTTAGAGGTGAAAGTAATCATTCTTAAAAGATATTTAACTtaaggacttcctggaagatggcggcttagtaagacgcgcggatcttagtttcttctccaggacacctactaggggagtagaaacgatacagaaagctcccaaagccacaacagagataaaaaagacagcgtaccccatcctggaacggctggctggctgagagaagcagctcgggtgagatcgccgaggcgcgcgggccttaccgggcggggtggcaagcggccggagttactcccttcccccttcccgggccggctgggagaattggagaggtggtcccctgaaaccaaggcgactggcgcccacaccacgcgcagcccccggaccaactgagagaattggatcggaaacccccaggccgcggagaacggtgaccccgtgactcccggggaacgtgcactctctcgggcgggccgctgccgctggcgccctcccaccacgcttgttgcccagggccgactaggaaattcggacgggctctttccctggctgcggcgaccagcaaccctccctgcgttcggacaccctccctgcgttcgaaccccgggccggctcaagccgcttcggctagcgaacccccaggacggcgagagttttccaaagtttaaggtcccacagcaccttttactggtgggacccgcagacaaacgtgtgccacgagcgccacctactgggcaggataagaaaaacagaacccagagatttcacagaaaaatattacaaccttgctgggtccaacaccaagagaaatctgaataaatgcccagacgccagcagcagaagataactgtccacgctcaaaagattgagaatatggctcagtcaaaggaacaaaccaatagctcaaatgagacacaagagctgagacaactaatgctgaatatacgaacagaaatggaaaacctcttcaaaaatgaaatcgataaattgagggaggacatgaagaggacatgggctgaacataaagaagaaatagaaaaactgaaaaaacaaatcgcagaacttatggaagtgaaggataaagtagcaaacatagaaaaaataatggatagctacaatgatagatttaaagagacagaagatagaattagtgatttggaggatggaacatctgaattccaaaaagaaacagaaactatagggaaaagaatggaaaaatttgaacagggtatcagggaactcaaggacaatatgaaccgcacaaatatacgtgttgtgggtgtcccagaaggagaagagaagggaaaaggaggagaaaaactaatggaagaaattatcactgaaaatttcccaactcttatgaaagacctaaaattacagatccaagaagtgcagcgcaccccaaagagattagacccaaataggcgttctccaagacacttactagttagaatgtcagaggtcaaagagaaagagaagatcttgaaagcagcaagagaaaaacaatccattacatacaagggaaacccaataagactttgtgtagatttctcagcagaaaccatggaagctagaagacagtgggatgatatatttaaaatactaaaagagaaaaactgccaaccaagactcctatatccagcaaaattatccttcaaaaatgagggagaaattaaaacattctcagacaaaaagtcactgaaagaatttgtgaccaagagaccagctctgcaagaaatactaaagggagcactagagtcagatacaaaaagacagaagagagagatatggaaaagagtgtagaaagaaggaaaatcagatatgatatatataatacaaaaggcaaaatgttagaggaaaatattatccaaacagtaataacactaaatgtcaatggactgaattccccaatcaaaagacatagattggcagaatggattaaaaaacaggatccttctatatgctgtctacaggaaacacatcttaggcccaaagataaacataggttgaaagtgaaaggttgggaaaagatatttcatgcaaataacaaccagaaaagagcaggagtggctatactaatatccaacaaattagacttcaaatgtaaaacagttaaaagagacaaagaaggacactatatactaataaaaggaacaattaaacaagaagacataacaatcataaatatttacgcaccgaatcagaatgccccaaaatacgtgaggaatatactgcaaacactgaaaagggaaatagactcatataccataatagttggagacttcaactcaccactctcatcaagggacagaacatctagacagaggatcaacaaagaaatagagaatctgaatattactataaatgaactagacttaatagacatttataggacattacatcccacaacagcaggatacacctttttctcaagtgctcatggatcattctcaaagatagaccatatgctgggtcacaaagcaagtcttaacaaatttaaaaagattgaaatcttacacaacactttctcggaccataaaggaatgatgttggaaatcaataataggcagagtgccagaaaattcacaaatacgtggaggctcaacaacacactcctaaacaacgactgggtcaaagaagaaattgcaagagaaattagcaaatacctcgaggcgaatgaaaatgaaaacacaacatatcaaaacttatgggacgcagcaaaggcagtgctaagagggaaatttattgctctaaatgcctatatcagaaaagaagaaaaggcaaaaattcaggaattaactatccatttggaagaactggagaaagaacagcaagctaaccccaaagcaagcaaaaggaaagaaataacaaagattagagcacaaataaatgaaattgaaaacatgaaaacaatagagaaaatcaataaggccagaagttggttctatgagaaaatcaataagattgatgggcccttagcaagattgacaaaaagaagaagagagaggatgcaaataaataagatcagaaatggaagaggagacataactactgacctcacagaaataaaggaggtaataacaggatattatgaacaactttacgctaataaatacaacaatttagaggaaatggacgggttcctggaaagacatgaacaaccaactttgactcaagaagacatagatgacctcaacaaaccaatcacaagtaaagaaattgaattagtcattcaaaagcttcctaaaaagaaaagtccaggaccagatggcttcacatgtgaattctaccaaacgttccagaaagaattagtaccaattctcttcaaactcttcaaaaaaatcgaagtggagggaaaactacctaattcattctatgaagccaacatcaccctcataccaaaaccaggcaaagatattacaaaaaaagaaaactacagaccaatctctctaatgaatacagatgcaaaaatcctcaataaaattctagcaaatcgtatccaacaacacattaaaagaattatacatcatgaccaagtaggattcatcccaggtatgcaaggatggttcaacataagaaaatcaattaatgtaatacaccatatcaacaaatcaaagcagaaaaatcacatgatcatctcaattgatgcagagaaggcattcgacaagattcaacatcctttcctgttgaaaacacttcaaaagataggaatacaagggaacttcctta
This region of Tamandua tetradactyla isolate mTamTet1 chromosome 9, mTamTet1.pri, whole genome shotgun sequence genomic DNA includes:
- the LOC143645955 gene encoding olfactory receptor 5AK3-like yields the protein MEQENGTQVTEFILLGFSGQHKFWHILFIAFLVTYLVTLVGNIGMILLIRLDSCLHTPMYFFLQHLAFVDLCYASAVTPKMLQNFMSTEKSISFLGCLAQLLIYGTFATTDCYILAAMAVDRYMAICNPLHYPIVVSRRFYIQLLVGSYFMGFLNGSVNTSFTFSLTFCKSKAINHFFCDEPPILSLSCSSIDIKIMLLTVFVEFNLMCTVLVVIFSYILILAAILKISSTAGRRKAFSTCASHLTAVVIFYGTLSYMYLHHGTSGSQEQEKAASVFYGIMIPTINPLIYSLRNQDVREALKGIGKKWF